One Hypomesus transpacificus isolate Combined female chromosome 21, fHypTra1, whole genome shotgun sequence genomic window, CACGCTGGGACTGACGGACACAAAAGACTCGCCATAGACCAGGAAAGGAATCAGCTTTGCTCCAGGTGTCTGCCCGTTGCTCTTCAACACCCCGTATTTCAAGATGTTCCCGGCCTTATTTCTCTCCTTGCTCGTCTACACGGCTGTCGCGGAAGACAAAGGTAAGATTTGGGGAATTGGGATATTGTTGTCATGGGATGACTTCTGATATTCACCTCtcctctatcttcctctctcgctctttttctccatttctcccgcCACAGACGGCGCCCTCCCTAGGCTGGGTGACGTCGGGGCAGCCGAGGCCTTCATTGACTCGGCTGAAGTCGTGGTCGTTGGGTTCTTTGAGGTCAGTCGGGGAAACgagcgtggggagagagagacgacgGAGGGGATAGAGAGGACGCTAGAAATGTGTTCCGTAGGCCGACTTGAGGTCGGGAGCACGGGAAGGAGACACAACCACAGTGACCGTTAGCATGTGGCTAGGCTATCCAGCATTCCTAAGCAGCCATCCCGTAAGACCGTTGCTAGAGAGCCCTAGTTTTTGATGCTTTCAAGCTTTTTGGGAGGGCTGTTTCCTGTTGCCACACATTGGGCCAAGGGAGGGCCTTCCTGTCGGTGTGGTGTGGTGACAAGGGAAGAGAAGGCAGACGGTCGTTCTGGCGTGCCGATCCCTTTGGCCAGACTCCGTGTGCGGGGGAAGATGGCGGGCCCGCTGGACAGTTAGCCGGGGTCGCATATGTGGAATTGTGGGATTGGCACGTCAATGGGGGCAGTAAACAAGCgtaaacagagagagcagtcgatgggagaagagagagtggaaggagagagcCTGGGAGGTTGAAGGGTTGAACTGTAATGTTGAGGACAGTTCAATGTCTAAATGACTCACTAGGAAGGAATGCATATAATATGgtaaaaaaggaaaacataCTTTTAAGGCACATGCTAGTGTAATGTCAGGATAGGTTTTCATCCTGAATACACCGGTCTACCAGCTTGCCTTTTCTCATCGTTTTATTTCTTTCACATTCCAGCTACTTTTCTCTCTCATGAAAATCACATTCTCATTCTGTCTATTAGGGGGAGGACAGTCATGGCTATAAGGAGTTTGTGGAGGCTGCTAAGGAGGTGAAGCCCATTCCTGTGGCGGTGTGTGGTGAGAAGGAAGTGTGGGCTAACCTCAGCATCGTCTCTGACACCATCACCATATTCCGGAAGGTAACCTCTTTGACCATATATGCCTCACTCTGAAAATCCTGACAttttaaaaaacaacatttaaaacCACAATGAAAAACTTGTGTACTCACCCAAAaaatatgtatctgtgtgtgtgttcaggctgaTAACCACCAGGAGAACCTGCAGCTTTCAGAAGCCAAGAAGATAGAAACTGACGGTTTAGTCCGCTTCATCACAGTCAATGAGCTTCGCTACATCACTGAATACAACCAAGTGGTAAGCCCTGCGCTCCCTCTATTCACAGCACACCTGGCTCCGCCCAGAAGGTCTCACCTAGAGTTAAATCAAATGCACCCTCAAATATATTTGACCTAGCTTTTTGTCAATTTACTACTGCAATCTGGCAGGCCTGTTGTTGGCTTTCACGGAACAAAAATCATGAAATACCTTCTATCCTTCTACAAATAGCGTTTGGCACTTTTTAAACGACTGACATTTTCTCTTTGCCATCCTATGTACTTCATCtcaacctctctttctccctccacctccccacccctctccattCAGACGGCAGTGGGTCTCTTCAACTCAGACGTCAAGACGCACCTCCTGCTcttcaccagcagggggagtgATGACTATACTGTGCTCAAGGACCGAATGGGGGCCCTGGCCCCAGAATTCACCGGCAAGGTGATTCCAAATGAGCCCTCCAGTACACCACTGCTCTGGATCTATTCTATTTTCAACTGTATATAGATGTTAGGCTTATGAACCTTTTACGAACCTACTTGATACAACTGAATCATGTTTGGTTAAATCATGCTATTTGtaaaagatcctgtaaagtggaattgaaaatgagtttgcaGTTCATCACatcacagaagaatgtgttgttaattacccatccaaatttgaatgaaaaaaaaaacatagacaagttttaaattaggctttgaaattgtgagaaaatcatCAGTCTTCTCTGCTGGAGATGTGGGCGTGGGGGCCTTGAGGGCGTGTCACCTGatggagctgaagctccgcccccttgaatttattgaatttagcaacaacagcaacactagctaaatcaattgcagatatcagaacataCCTACCTGCAGTCCCTGCAGTTGTGTTTTATATAtcaattactttgtctttgcatcgtaccagctgagtaacagaatgcaaccgtctgtgatctgacatagataggtcgctgtgacgtagatgGGTCGGGTTTTGgccccgcctatacaaaacctgagctgaaaacggaaaaGAAAcagttcaacggtctaactccacatttcagtgcgacaaagttttctcgctttgcacatgctttcatgaactcatttcacacttatataatgtactgagaagcaaatcatagaatttgctttacaggatctttaatcTTTCGAGAGTGTGCTTATTCAGTCTCATAATTGTAATTAGAAATGTATGAAGTGGAGTTACATTGATTTCAGCCTGTTATTACTGTAATTACTGGTCAAATTACAAATTGCTCCTGAGTTATCCTAGTTGTTGACTCGATTGCAGTTCTTATTTGTGCTGATCAACGGAGCGGTGAAGGCCAACGAGCGATCGCTGGGTTACTTTGGTCTGAAGTCAGGTGACCTGCCCCGGGTCGGCATCTATGATGGCGACTCGGACATGAAGTGGCTCCTGCCCGAAGGGGAGATCTCTACAGAGCGTGTGCGGGAGTTCTGCCAGTCCTTCCTCCGAGGAGATCTAAAGGTGAGAGGTCGCTGAAGGCATCAAGGTCACTGAGTCACcagaataataaaaaaaaagaagctaatATCTAAAGCTTAAAAGCTAATATCACAATATTCAGTTAATAATTCCTCTTTATGCGGCAGCTTATGGAATTATATTTCAATTTTTGTTCTCAGGAGGTGAAGGAAGCAGGCCCTGAGTCCAAAACTGAGCTGTAATGCTGTGCTTTAAAAGTTTGCTTTATATGAAACTAACTTTCCATCTGATAAAGAGATAACTGTAAATAAAACAGGGGACCTTCTTGGCTGActtgtgtgttgttttctgCGTGCTTGTCCAAGCATGTGTCTGCGGTTTCTGGTCATTCTGATGCTGGCATTGTCTCTTTACCATTCTGCTGATCCAATGGTCAAGACCACAACTGGCAGGCTGCAAAAGACTGACCCAGAGGAGAAGCAAGTCTAGGATGAGGagcggagaggaagagatgaagaggagaggcTATCTTGAGTAGGAACGAAAGAAGGAGATTCTCAGAATGACATTGTCTAGACAGCACATGCATCCAGTGAACTCGTCTGGCATGGCCAGGTCTGGTTTAGAATAAGATGAAACTGGATTGAGTAGAATGGGACAGAATAGAAAGACTAAAACACAGTGGAACATTTTACCTAGAGGAGCTGATTAGAAAAGTAGTAGACTGAGAAAGTGTGCAAAATCAACtctcacacatgaacacactggcacacagttCAACAAGAGAACCATGTTAAAGTGAGAGTACAGGCAATCGGGAGTCTATAAAAGatccaaaagagagaaacagatggtCTCAAAGCTGCATCAAATATAAAAACCAGAAGTGAGAGAAACTTTTAGCGTCAATCCCTGAAAAATTCCCCAGAAAGAGAAGGGAATTTCAAGGCCCAGACTGAAATCGGGATAATTAGTAGTGTTGGAATGCCAAGCGGAAACATCAGCCGGTATAGGGAAAACATTGCCTGGCAGCTGGACTTTTTATACACAAAccagatatatatattttttttttgttgtataaatattttgatgcaaatgtatgtgtttgtggtggTGTACTGTAATTAAAGTTTGGATAACATTGGAAAAAAACCTTTAAGGTTGATGGTGAGAATTGACATTGGTGTGTCTCCCCTTAAGGACGTTATCATTGTCTCCGTTCGCTCAGAGAAACGGTCAAATCGACACATTTCAAATCAAGTATCCACATTTAGGCATTGTCCCTTTTTCATAAAAAATGTGCTGCCCAAAAAGCACAGTTTTTGTTAAGGCATTTTGGAATCTGAAGGCCCATATCGCTCCTTGTGACACCGGGGTGTGATCAGTCTCGGAAGGTATAGGCTATACgtttacatttacgcatttatcagacgcttttatccaaagcaacttccaagagagaactttacaaaagagcatcactgatcataacaacggtagccccaaacattgcaaccagccaaaacatgaagcatattgtgaaaaaaacaaataagtgccaaagggaagaaccataagcgCATGCAGTTAAACTAATACATATTATTAGAGTTTAGATGTTCTTCTTATTTCTGTTTAACTGGCAGATTGCAACCAACACTGAGAGGTAAAGTACCTACTACATTTCTGATCCTTAATCACATCTGTGATCACATTGATTGGTAACATGTGCGATTAATTAGTTAGGCTTACGTTGTCAGGGTTTGACCGATTATTTAAAAGGGGAGAGCAAATAAGTATCAGATATGGAACCAGTTCTTTTTTGGGGTGAAAATCCGTCCTGCAGTTTGTGATACCCTTGGAGTTGCAAAATGGTTGTGGATTTTGCAATATGTCTAAAGTGAGTTTATAACATGATACATTTCTATGGTGTCTGTTGGTGGGATTTCATCTAACTAGTCTtgtctttttagtttttttttgatGGGTTGTCTGCTGGTTGGAGCTGCTGTCTGTGCTCCTGTATTCCAAGGTACTTATTTTGTTGGTGGGTAGAACCCATTACTTTCAGTAGAATCCATTTATTTGAGTCAAGATCAACAGTTTGCCTTTCAACTTGCTTATGTTTCTCTTTCCACAGGTGACTCTGGTAACTCAATGGGAAAAGTCTTCCCTGGATCCAGCCCCCGACTCGTT contains:
- the LOC124483765 gene encoding endoplasmic reticulum resident protein 27 codes for the protein MFPALFLSLLVYTAVAEDKDGALPRLGDVGAAEAFIDSAEVVVVGFFEGEDSHGYKEFVEAAKEVKPIPVAVCGEKEVWANLSIVSDTITIFRKADNHQENLQLSEAKKIETDGLVRFITVNELRYITEYNQVTAVGLFNSDVKTHLLLFTSRGSDDYTVLKDRMGALAPEFTGKFLFVLINGAVKANERSLGYFGLKSGDLPRVGIYDGDSDMKWLLPEGEISTERVREFCQSFLRGDLKEVKEAGPESKTEL